In Bacillus sp. S3, the sequence GAGAAAGTGGAAAAAGAAATGGGGGAATCGTTATGTCGTTTGTAATAAAAAAGATCGATCACGTCCAGCTAGCAGCACCTAATGGCTGTGAAGAGGCAGCAAGAACATTTTTTGCTGGAGTTTTGGGGTTAATTGAGGTAGAGAAACCTGAGGAACTAAAGAAGCGGGGCGGGGTTTGGTTCGAATTTGGGACATTCCAACTTCATATTGGAGTGGAAGAACCATTTTCACCAGCAAAAAAGGCGCATCCTGCTTTTGTTGTGGAAAATATTGAAGAATTAAAAATGCATCTTAGTAATGAGAAAGTTCCTTTTACAGCAGACGACAATCTCCCTGGTGCAAGCAGAATTCATGTCCATGACCCGTTTGGCAACCGTCTGGAATTCATAGAATGGATTTAAATAAAAATGTGAACAGCCCCTCCAACTAAATGGAATGGGGCTGTCCGCCTTAAATGGGGGGATTTAAGGCAACAATAATTAGGGATTATTCTAATCAAATGGCTGGCAGGGAGAGGGGATCCCTAACGCCGGAAAATAAGAATGATTAACTTGCATTGGTTATTGCTTAGCTGTTATCTTTAACGGCTCACGGTTTATGCCAAAATGCTGCTTAATAATGAGAGCCGGTCCGCCTAGATTAAACAAATAGCGGGCTTCTATGACTTGTTTCATAAAGGCTCCAAATAATCCGGATAAGCGGAAATTCCCTACCTTTCCGACGGCCGCCATAAGTCCGATGGATGCCACGGATCCTTTGTGGTGATATTCAAATGTTTTTAAAGATTCGCCCCGTATAGAAGCGACTATATTTTTCGCACAAACGGGTGCCTGTTGCAGTGCTACTTGTGCTGTTGGCGGTAAGGCAGACTTTTCGTCCTTCATGAATAAAGAACAATCCCCGATACTAAAGATATTTTTCATGTTTTTAACGCGAAGATTTGCATCGACTGGAATCTTGCCTTTTTCAATTGGCAAACCCCAGTTATGAACAATTGTGTTTCCTTTTACACCGCATGACCAGATTAATGTTCGCGTCTGTACCTCCAGATTATTTTCCAGTATCACTTTTTCTGGTGTACATTCCAGTATTTTTATTGAAGTTAGGACTTCAATGTTTCGCTTTTCTAACACATCTTTTGTATATTGGATTGATTGCTTAGGGAAAAATGGTATGACTGATGGTGCGGCTTCAATGCCGACAATTTTAATCTTTTCAAATGGGATATCGTGTTCTTTACAAAGTTTTGGCAGGCCATCTGCCAATTCTCCGAGCATTTCAATTCCGGTAAAACCACCTCCGGCAACGACAAACGTTAAACGGGAAGGATCATGGTCTTCTTTATAAAGGTTAAATTGTTTAATAATTTGGTGATAAATAATTTTTGTACTTCTGAAGCTTCGGATCTCAAAGGCATTTTCTTTCACTCCTGGAATGCCATAGGTTTCAACCTCAAATCCGAGTGCGATTAATAAATAGTCATAACTGACTGTTTCTCCGCCTTCAAGATATACCTCTTGGGTATTGAGGTCAACAGAGGATACTGCAGCTTTTAAGAAACGGGTTTTATTTGGATTGATTAGTTCAGGAATAGACATGGCAATTTGCCGGTCTGCTGCGGTGCCAACTCCGGTCTTATGCAATTGGGTTGTAAGGTAATGATATTCATGTTTATTAATTAATGTAACATCTGCTTCGCCGGATTTTAGCAATTTTTCTAAGGTTTTACTTGTGATAATTCCGCCATATCCGGCACCTAAAATGACGATTTTTGGTTTAGACATCTTGACCCACTCCTAATTTCATTTAATTAAGGATTATCTGCTTTCTTTGTGAAATCATTCACAATAGGGATTAAAAAAATAAGAGCTATTGCACAATGATTTTATGTGAAATATTTCACATACCTTTTATATTATTAGAATACAATAGTTTTACGAACATCTCAAGTGGTTTTTAACTAAATTTTTGTCAATTTGGTAAATTTTTTTTCACATTCTGGGCATGATAATTTCGTGCTGAAATTTGAATGTATATCTAATCAGAATGGAAGGGATCGTAATGAAGCTTAAAATATTTTTCACATTGGTATTAGTTTTGTCCATGTCAGGTTTTGCAAGTGCGAAAGATTCTGTGCCAGTTGACCATGAGGAAAAGCCATGCAATTGCCAGGAAGAAGAACACCGTCATATGATGCATAAAGACTGGCAGTCAATGATGAAGGAGCGAGAGCAAAAACTCCTGACATGGGTAGACCAATATACTCCGGATAAAAAGGGAGAATGGACGAAAGTGCTGGAGGAAAAGAAGACGCTCCGTAACAAGTGGATGAGTCCGGAAAATGCGGCCAAACGAGAGCAGTGGAAAAAGGAAAAAATGGCTAAAATGGAAGAGCTTAAAAAGCAATTTGATGAAGGAAAGCTGACAAAAGAACAGTATATTGCAAAGATCCATGAAGGGAAAAAGATGGGACATTGGAAAATGTTCCATGATTTAAGAATAGCGATAGATAAAAAGGACGATAAGCAGGCTGCGGTAATTCTAAATCAACTTTTAGTTCAAATGAAAGAGCATAACAAGATGTTGAAAGAAAAATTGAAAATGTAATAAATAGCACTTGAAGTAGTCAATTCCAAAATGGGATTGGCTTTTTCAGTTTATTTTTATGGTAATTTTTTCGGGTGCTAAAGTGATCCTCTTGAGGGAATATTGTAGAAGTAGGATAGTGACTAAGAGGAGGATTTACATGGACAGAAAAAAACTGATGATGACAACGATTGGATTGGGTGCTGCCTATTTAATGCGCAATTCAAAATCACGGAAAAAATTAATGAATCAATTTCAAGCATTTGCTGAAAAATCTAGAAGATAAAGACAAAAAAGCATCCCCTGTAATCATTTCAGGGGGTGCTTTACATTTCAGCGTTATTTTTTTAAGCTAACTTTCTCTTGTTTTGCTTCTTTAACATCTTCTTTAAATTCTTCCTTTATGTCTTCAGCAATTCCCTCTGTTGCTTTTTTAAATTCACGGATGGACTTTCCAACGGCACGTCCGATCTCAGGGAGTTTATTAGGGCCAAAAATAACTAGGGCAACAATTAGAATTAAAATTAATCCCGGAACACCAATATTTGAAAACATGTTTTTCAACTCCCAAAACGAATAAAATGATCATGTCTATTATACCTTTAAATATAACATTATTCTACTATGATTAAGTAAAAGTTGCGTGGATCATAAATAGAATAAAAAATCCTATTGCAAGTTTTAAATGCCAATTATGATCAGTCCTTTTAAACCGCTTTAAACCCATGCCCATAAGAAATAACAAAACTAATGAGGAGGCAATACCGGTTAAATAAGTAAAGTCAAATTTAAATCCTCTAATAAGTGCTAAAATTCCATGCAGTGTGACGATACCGAAAGATAGGATTGCAACGGGAACATGCCATTTTCGAGCTAACTTAGCAAGGAATTGCAATGCTGTTTTCAACTGAAAGTCTTGGATACGGAATTCCTTTATTTTTTTCCATTTCAATAATCGATAGATTGGATAAATCGCTAGAGCAGCAAAAAATCCAATTCTTGAAATGGAACCGATTTGTTTAAAAATCCCTTTGTAATGTCGGAAATCCTGGGCAAATAATTGCTGGCGATTAATAAAGATGGCAATCATCCCTATCGAGATCAAAATGACCGTTGCTAGTGCAAATAAAATAATGGTTTTTCTTTCTTTGGGATTAGGAATAAAATTAGCAAAAAAACTTGATTTTTTAGCTGATTGGGAAGACTGATTAATGTTAATCACACACCTTTGATCTCAATATAAAGGTAGTTTACCCTATCTATATTAAAATTGTATAAACAGCGGGTTAAAAAAGTCTGAAATAGAATGAAGCTGATCAGGCTAGTTTGACCGAACGACTTCAACATCTATTTTTTTCCCTTCATAAAAGTCCTGGATTGCTTTATCGGCATAGACCCAGCCTTTCCAGCCAATATGAATTGTATCCTTCATGAAGTAAGGGTCATATTCATGATGGGAGAAATCGGCAATTTGAAAGCCCTCGGTTTCAATTTGTTTTTTTATCCGTTCATAATACGCGGTGCGTCCTACTTTTGGAAAACCGGTGTAGTCGTACCATGGTCCGTTAACGGGAACAGAAATAAATAACGGCTCCGCTCCAGCCTGTTTTAAAAGGCTAAGGACTAGTTGGAAATCTTGGTATTCAGGAGATTCACCATACGATGCACCAATTTTGTTATCTTTTAACGAAGGAACCATTTTGTGAATTTTATTGTATTGGCTATTAATCACGTAAAAGTGATTATTCGTTGATTTTTTTTCGCCGAGATGATTTGCCTGTGCCGCTAATTCATCCCAGGATTTATTCTTCACCTGTGGGTTGAGATCCCGCTTATGTGGAATACCGCCGACCAATGAATAATAAAGGTCCTTTTTTATTAACAATTTACGATAGGCCAAAGCGAAAGGGCGGATCCATGCACTCTCTCTTTTGGTCCATGGATTATTTGTAATCTCCGCTCGATACATGACAGATAGAAATGGATCGTTTTGAACGGGTGAAAATTTTAACAACCGTTCAATAGCCTTTTTCTTTAGCGCGGGATC encodes:
- a CDS encoding NAD(P)/FAD-dependent oxidoreductase — protein: MSKPKIVILGAGYGGIITSKTLEKLLKSGEADVTLINKHEYHYLTTQLHKTGVGTAADRQIAMSIPELINPNKTRFLKAAVSSVDLNTQEVYLEGGETVSYDYLLIALGFEVETYGIPGVKENAFEIRSFRSTKIIYHQIIKQFNLYKEDHDPSRLTFVVAGGGFTGIEMLGELADGLPKLCKEHDIPFEKIKIVGIEAAPSVIPFFPKQSIQYTKDVLEKRNIEVLTSIKILECTPEKVILENNLEVQTRTLIWSCGVKGNTIVHNWGLPIEKGKIPVDANLRVKNMKNIFSIGDCSLFMKDEKSALPPTAQVALQQAPVCAKNIVASIRGESLKTFEYHHKGSVASIGLMAAVGKVGNFRLSGLFGAFMKQVIEARYLFNLGGPALIIKQHFGINREPLKITAKQ
- the dltD gene encoding D-alanyl-lipoteichoic acid biosynthesis protein DltD, which codes for MKKVLFSPIIAAVLVLIIVVAIPNQWIEKMIPKSRISQAATELNPFMFQGKYVQQKMLEDHQYLPIYGSSELARLDRFHPSNYFKEAGGDFTPFLIGRGGTESLIHFLNFAEQTGQLKGKKMVFVLSPQWFQPKGTDESHFVPNYSSLQGYDLAFNKNIDPALKKKAIERLLKFSPVQNDPFLSVMYRAEITNNPWTKRESAWIRPFALAYRKLLIKKDLYYSLVGGIPHKRDLNPQVKNKSWDELAAQANHLGEKKSTNNHFYVINSQYNKIHKMVPSLKDNKIGASYGESPEYQDFQLVLSLLKQAGAEPLFISVPVNGPWYDYTGFPKVGRTAYYERIKKQIETEGFQIADFSHHEYDPYFMKDTIHIGWKGWVYADKAIQDFYEGKKIDVEVVRSN
- a CDS encoding twin-arginine translocase TatA/TatE family subunit translates to MFSNIGVPGLILILIVALVIFGPNKLPEIGRAVGKSIREFKKATEGIAEDIKEEFKEDVKEAKQEKVSLKK
- a CDS encoding VOC family protein, with product MSFVIKKIDHVQLAAPNGCEEAARTFFAGVLGLIEVEKPEELKKRGGVWFEFGTFQLHIGVEEPFSPAKKAHPAFVVENIEELKMHLSNEKVPFTADDNLPGASRIHVHDPFGNRLEFIEWI